The following proteins come from a genomic window of Pyxidicoccus sp. MSG2:
- a CDS encoding alpha/beta fold hydrolase, with the protein MRELFQLDVKGHQLWGTYHPAATSKSGRVGFLFLNPGHVPRSGHGGLSARAADRLAAQGFPCFRVDLPGLGDSDGPLPDTTAELYQFVCGGGFVEVAEAIHAELLKRHGLKGLVMGGLCGAATTSLYLSDRVAEGVAGVFLFEPEFYLSEQEAANADGEAPREDAEQGTWRSRLPLRRVTSKVFSYWGWMRMLTRENEYARLFRYVPFPRQLLLDLLMDWGSLPAVANVPLVRAWQRVVQRGVPVLVITAEGKLRDVFFDRIHRSAFSDLKVATLERLRLRGTNHIFTTGGAIDACIGHLSRWAGEHFGEDGMPMAAVPHQVAELGSAS; encoded by the coding sequence ATGAGGGAGTTGTTCCAACTGGACGTGAAGGGCCACCAGCTCTGGGGCACGTATCACCCCGCGGCGACGTCGAAGTCGGGGCGGGTGGGCTTCCTCTTCCTCAACCCGGGGCACGTGCCGCGCTCGGGCCATGGCGGGCTGTCTGCGCGGGCCGCGGACCGGCTCGCGGCCCAGGGCTTCCCGTGCTTCCGCGTGGACCTGCCGGGCCTGGGCGACTCGGACGGCCCGCTGCCGGACACCACGGCGGAGCTGTACCAGTTCGTCTGCGGCGGAGGCTTCGTGGAGGTGGCGGAGGCCATCCACGCGGAGCTGCTGAAGCGCCACGGGCTGAAGGGCCTGGTGATGGGAGGGTTGTGCGGAGCCGCGACGACGTCGCTCTACCTCTCGGACCGCGTGGCGGAGGGCGTCGCGGGCGTGTTCCTCTTCGAGCCCGAGTTCTACCTGTCCGAGCAGGAGGCGGCCAACGCGGACGGCGAGGCGCCTCGCGAGGACGCGGAGCAGGGGACGTGGCGCTCGCGGCTGCCGCTGCGGCGCGTGACGTCGAAGGTCTTCTCGTACTGGGGCTGGATGCGGATGCTGACGCGGGAGAACGAGTACGCGCGGCTGTTCCGCTACGTGCCCTTTCCGCGCCAGCTGCTGCTGGACCTGCTGATGGACTGGGGCTCGCTGCCGGCGGTGGCCAACGTGCCGCTGGTGCGCGCGTGGCAGCGCGTGGTGCAGCGGGGCGTGCCGGTGCTCGTCATCACCGCGGAGGGCAAGCTGCGCGACGTCTTCTTCGACCGCATCCACCGGTCCGCGTTCTCTGACTTGAAGGTGGCCACGCTGGAGCGGCTGCGGCTGCGCGGTACCAACCACATCTTCACCACCGGCGGCGCCATCGACGCGTGCATCGGCCACCTGTCCCGCTGGGCGGGGGAGCACTTCGGCGAGGACGGGATGCCCATGGCTGCCGTGCCCCATCAGGTCGCGGAGCTGGGCAGCGCGAGCTGA
- a CDS encoding serine aminopeptidase domain-containing protein, translated as MQALTEAPGYLPQGEQSLYFVHHRAPGPCRAAVLLAGPLGLERAHAYIVWTRWARHLAARGVDALRLDYRGSGESTGRFEDMTLPCWEADLRAGLEYLRRERPGVPVVLHGLRLGALLAARVFQEEKAEGLLLWDPPESGRAHLMEVLRRKVAADNLEGTGGVARSREDYVAELEAGGFMEVEGFPWSRDFWRSAEAYDLALPARDDGRPWRVVHLDGRPAERCLAPGHGRSVRTPRPFFWTTSNRLLPELGELFDDGASFAAGVGAVGVSQGARS; from the coding sequence ATGCAGGCACTCACCGAAGCGCCCGGGTATCTGCCCCAGGGTGAGCAGTCGCTCTATTTCGTCCACCACCGGGCGCCCGGGCCCTGCCGGGCTGCGGTGCTGCTGGCGGGGCCCCTGGGGCTGGAGCGCGCGCACGCGTACATCGTCTGGACGCGGTGGGCGCGGCACCTGGCCGCCCGGGGCGTGGACGCGCTTCGGCTCGACTACCGGGGCTCCGGCGAGAGCACGGGCCGCTTCGAGGACATGACGCTGCCGTGCTGGGAGGCGGACCTGCGCGCGGGGCTGGAGTACCTGCGCCGTGAGCGTCCCGGCGTGCCGGTGGTGCTGCACGGCCTGCGTCTGGGGGCGCTGCTGGCAGCTCGCGTGTTCCAGGAGGAGAAGGCGGAGGGCCTGCTGTTGTGGGATCCGCCGGAGTCCGGTCGCGCGCACCTGATGGAGGTGCTGCGGCGCAAGGTGGCGGCGGACAACCTGGAGGGGACGGGCGGCGTGGCGCGCTCGCGCGAGGACTACGTGGCGGAATTGGAGGCGGGGGGCTTCATGGAGGTGGAGGGCTTCCCCTGGTCCCGCGACTTCTGGCGGAGCGCCGAGGCGTATGACCTGGCGCTGCCGGCGCGGGACGACGGGCGGCCGTGGCGGGTGGTGCACCTGGATGGACGTCCGGCGGAGCGCTGCCTCGCGCCGGGCCATGGCCGCTCCGTGCGCACGCCGCGTCCCTTCTTCTGGACGACGAGCAACCGGCTGCTGCCGGAGCTGGGCGAGCTGTTCGACGACGGCGCGAGCTTCGCGGCCGGAGTCGGCGCGGTGGGCGTGAGCCAGGGGGCGCGGTCATGA
- a CDS encoding AraC family transcriptional regulator produces the protein MAKAPLFPTSEPSLSSRMARQALRLAAGLGLPVEALCREAGLRQEDLEDPELRIPYALLDGMLERMEALSGDANLGLHIARVDLVDLDDPATFVILTSATLRDAMERGCRYQRVWGDGERFRMEDTPAGVRMRFTPVGTWRPAHRHLTEAALVQFATGVRFFTGVDVRPLRVRFAHAAPADTSEHQALFGCPLEFGAPASDIEFSPEDAQRPFVHADALLNTMFERQAQRVLERLPQVSTTAERVREAVRHALAGGDFSFAAVARMLRLPSRTLQRRLAEEGQTYAGIVEALRRELSEAYLRRRMSISEVSFLLGYAEPAAFHRAFKRWWGTSPESFRRERLQPPS, from the coding sequence GTGGCGAAGGCGCCCCTGTTCCCCACCTCCGAGCCGTCCCTCTCCTCCCGCATGGCGCGCCAGGCGCTCCGGCTGGCGGCAGGGCTCGGGCTGCCGGTGGAGGCGCTCTGCCGCGAGGCCGGCCTCCGGCAGGAGGACCTGGAAGACCCCGAGCTGCGCATCCCCTACGCACTCCTGGACGGCATGCTGGAGCGGATGGAGGCGCTGTCCGGGGACGCCAACCTGGGCCTGCACATCGCCCGGGTGGACCTGGTGGACCTGGATGACCCAGCCACCTTCGTCATCCTCACCAGCGCCACCCTGCGCGACGCCATGGAGCGCGGTTGCAGGTACCAGCGCGTCTGGGGTGACGGGGAGCGCTTCCGGATGGAGGACACACCGGCCGGCGTGCGCATGCGCTTCACCCCCGTGGGGACGTGGCGTCCCGCGCACCGCCACCTCACGGAGGCCGCGCTCGTCCAGTTCGCCACCGGCGTGCGCTTCTTCACCGGCGTGGACGTGCGGCCCCTGCGCGTGCGCTTCGCCCATGCCGCCCCGGCGGACACCTCGGAGCACCAGGCCCTTTTCGGCTGTCCCCTGGAGTTCGGCGCGCCCGCCAGCGACATCGAGTTCTCCCCCGAGGACGCACAGCGCCCCTTCGTCCACGCGGACGCCCTGCTCAACACCATGTTCGAGCGGCAGGCGCAGCGCGTGCTGGAGCGGCTCCCCCAGGTGAGCACCACCGCCGAGCGCGTGCGCGAGGCGGTGCGGCACGCGCTTGCCGGCGGGGACTTCTCCTTCGCCGCGGTGGCCCGGATGCTGCGCCTGCCGTCGCGCACGCTGCAGCGGCGGCTGGCGGAGGAAGGCCAGACGTACGCGGGCATCGTCGAGGCGCTGCGCCGCGAGCTGTCCGAGGCCTACCTGCGCCGCCGCATGTCCATCTCCGAGGTGTCCTTCCTCCTGGGCTACGCGGAGCCCGCCGCCTTCCACCGCGCCTTCAAGCGCTGGTGGGGCACCAGCCCGGAGAGCTTCCGGCGCGAGCGGCTCCAGCCGCCGTCGTGA
- a CDS encoding endonuclease/exonuclease/phosphatase family protein: protein MKVPELLEHLPGVGPLLARMPGAHEEHLPRREPSVTFPDFEAVPRPTTERELGDGRTYIVRNTSVRPTRGPGLTVMSYNILLGGQRREALLAYFDELEAHGRMPDVIGLQEANVPITVLLATRYGFHMAYQGHDGIGGGRLVNGKAFLTRHPMVDAAHFTYVIPDAVREEAIRRRGDPCELPEDRGALYVRLEVEGHPMVFYNVHHALGDSGINARNLRQLNALLHHREVAHAVVLGDFNANTAIKRGGSWLMAHLMTYDDTDTIEEYAVRYGDPHASVGDKGVGNIADPRLRHELHALELELPETIAHATLAQVRLHDGTVMTPKQACTELRAGKVPRGSEHWLRLQDIADSATLTSLPDERGVIPATGKRFDNLYASPGLVPVLFEVDRSTESSDHQPVVAHYTVRGPGTREVKPPSGNSKQS, encoded by the coding sequence ATGAAAGTGCCCGAGCTGCTGGAGCATCTTCCGGGAGTCGGCCCCCTGCTCGCCCGCATGCCGGGCGCGCATGAGGAGCACCTGCCACGCCGCGAGCCCTCGGTGACGTTCCCCGACTTCGAGGCCGTGCCCCGGCCGACGACGGAGCGTGAGCTGGGAGACGGCCGCACGTACATCGTCCGCAACACCTCGGTGCGTCCGACCCGGGGGCCCGGGCTGACGGTGATGAGCTACAACATCCTGCTCGGAGGCCAGCGCCGCGAGGCCCTGCTGGCGTACTTCGACGAGCTGGAGGCGCACGGCCGGATGCCGGACGTCATCGGGCTGCAGGAAGCCAACGTGCCCATCACCGTGCTCCTGGCGACGCGGTACGGGTTCCACATGGCCTACCAGGGCCATGACGGTATCGGCGGCGGGCGGCTCGTCAACGGCAAGGCCTTCCTCACCCGCCACCCGATGGTGGACGCGGCCCACTTCACCTACGTCATCCCCGACGCCGTGCGCGAGGAGGCCATCCGCCGACGCGGAGACCCGTGCGAGCTGCCGGAGGACCGGGGCGCGCTCTACGTGCGCCTGGAGGTGGAGGGCCACCCGATGGTCTTCTACAACGTGCACCACGCGCTGGGGGACTCGGGCATCAACGCGCGCAACCTGCGCCAGCTCAACGCGCTGTTGCACCACCGCGAGGTGGCCCACGCCGTGGTGCTGGGGGACTTCAACGCCAACACCGCCATCAAGCGCGGCGGCTCGTGGCTGATGGCCCACCTGATGACCTACGACGACACCGACACGATTGAGGAATACGCGGTGCGCTACGGCGACCCGCACGCGAGCGTGGGTGACAAGGGCGTGGGCAACATCGCCGACCCGCGCCTGCGGCATGAATTGCACGCGTTGGAGCTGGAGCTGCCGGAGACCATCGCCCACGCCACGCTCGCGCAGGTGCGCCTGCATGACGGCACGGTGATGACGCCGAAGCAGGCGTGCACGGAGCTGCGCGCCGGCAAGGTGCCGCGCGGGAGCGAGCACTGGCTGCGCTTGCAGGACATCGCCGACAGCGCCACCCTCACGTCGCTTCCGGACGAGCGCGGGGTGATACCCGCCACGGGCAAGCGCTTCGACAACCTCTACGCGTCGCCCGGGCTGGTGCCGGTCCTCTTCGAGGTGGACCGCAGCACCGAGTCCTCCGACCACCAGCCGGTGGTGGCGCACTACACCGTGCGCGGGCCGGGCACCCGCGAGGTCAAACCACCCTCCGGCAACAGCAAGCAATCCTGA
- a CDS encoding peptidoglycan-binding protein, with the protein MNELELDRVYRRGERGPDVRRIQEWLSLQGFAVAIDGDFGAATEAALKRFQAKAGLTVTGVGDAVTFDRLVAPLKAAVAPIPAQGRTLGSLVVAYAAQHLRQRPREIGGENRGPWVRLYMDGHDGSTWPWSAGFATFCLQQAARALGVPMPVGRSLSCDTLGAFAREKGRLICTLTALPDRTRICPGSLFLRRRTATDWSHTGIVTEVDEETFQTIEGNYEVCARTRGFENMDFVLL; encoded by the coding sequence ATGAACGAGCTCGAGCTGGACAGGGTCTACCGCCGAGGCGAGCGGGGCCCTGACGTGCGGCGCATCCAGGAGTGGCTGTCGCTCCAGGGCTTCGCGGTCGCCATCGACGGTGACTTCGGCGCCGCGACCGAGGCGGCGCTGAAGCGCTTCCAGGCGAAGGCCGGGCTGACGGTGACGGGCGTCGGTGACGCGGTGACGTTCGACCGGCTGGTGGCGCCCCTGAAGGCCGCCGTCGCGCCGATTCCCGCGCAGGGCCGCACCCTGGGCTCGCTGGTGGTGGCCTACGCCGCGCAGCACCTGCGCCAGCGTCCGCGAGAGATTGGTGGCGAGAATCGCGGCCCCTGGGTGCGCCTCTACATGGACGGCCACGATGGCAGCACCTGGCCCTGGTCCGCGGGCTTCGCCACCTTCTGCCTCCAGCAGGCCGCGCGGGCGCTCGGCGTGCCCATGCCGGTGGGGCGCTCGCTGTCGTGTGACACGCTGGGCGCCTTCGCCCGGGAGAAGGGGCGGCTCATCTGCACGCTCACCGCGCTGCCCGACCGCACCCGCATCTGCCCCGGCAGCCTCTTCCTGCGCCGCCGCACGGCCACCGACTGGTCCCACACCGGCATCGTCACCGAGGTGGACGAGGAGACGTTTCAAACCATCGAAGGCAACTACGAGGTCTGCGCCCGCACGCGCGGCTTCGAGAACATGGACTTCGTCCTGCTCTGA
- a CDS encoding PQQ-dependent sugar dehydrogenase — protein sequence MLRRPPVLALLCTLALATALLLSPAACPGAAPDGPDTPDAHPPDTEPPGHEDAGPHDASNPDAGPEDPPDSGVPIPVVPYGLDTRPANPTCVAPARPAEATGVSLQRVYPGLSFTQPLFALQAPGDSRRVYVVEKQGQVRVFANEEGAANSSLVIDLSGRVNASHDETGLLGMAFHPRFATNGEVFLSFIGDDDDGKLHSYIVRYRSKDGGATLDPSSGELVLQLAQPYSYHNGGHLAFGRDGYLYVGFGDGGGRMDPNRTAQDPQQWLGKMLRLDVDSARPYAIPSTNPFAKGGGRKEIYALGFRNPWRWSFDRRTGALWLADVGEKRFEEVNRVVLGGNYGWSVLEGTACVRSTPCATQGLTPPVAAYGRDEGVSVTGGYVYRGTAVPALAGQYVFGDFGTGRIWTLPGDAMPGGGAKPKRVLSTSLNISSFAELNDGELLVVDFGGGGLYRLVPEKPAPGGSFPARLSETGCVDPKDATKPAGGLIPYGVNAPLWSDSADKERFLAVPDGTTVTVGSDGVLEPPPGSVTVKSFLLEGRRVETRLFMRHPDGSWAGYSYEWNAEGTDAVLLEAGKVKQVAGRTWTFPSRAECMQCHNATASHVLGLEVAQLNGDFVYPGDRRANQLTTLEHIGVLTLPGVPDMLPRLPTYDGATSPEARARAYLHANCAMCHRPSGLGRGTADLRITTPLEQAGICDMPPEVGDLGVPGAKLVAPGHPESSLVSLRMHARDTFQMPPLATREVDTAGTALVDAWIRALTHCPGSR from the coding sequence ATGCTCCGACGCCCGCCGGTGCTGGCCCTGCTCTGCACCCTCGCCCTCGCCACCGCTCTGCTCCTCTCTCCCGCGGCCTGTCCGGGCGCGGCCCCGGATGGGCCGGATACGCCCGACGCGCATCCTCCCGACACGGAGCCGCCAGGACATGAGGATGCGGGTCCGCATGATGCGTCCAACCCCGACGCCGGCCCGGAGGACCCACCGGACTCCGGAGTCCCCATTCCGGTCGTCCCGTACGGCCTCGACACGCGGCCGGCGAATCCCACGTGCGTGGCGCCCGCGCGTCCCGCCGAGGCCACCGGCGTCTCACTCCAGCGCGTCTACCCGGGGCTGTCCTTCACCCAGCCGCTGTTCGCGCTCCAGGCCCCCGGCGACAGCCGCCGCGTCTACGTGGTGGAGAAGCAGGGCCAAGTGCGCGTCTTCGCCAACGAGGAGGGCGCCGCGAACAGCTCGCTGGTCATCGACCTCTCCGGACGGGTGAATGCCTCGCACGACGAGACGGGGCTGCTGGGCATGGCCTTCCACCCGCGCTTCGCCACCAACGGGGAGGTGTTCCTCTCCTTCATCGGCGATGACGACGACGGGAAGCTCCACTCGTACATCGTCCGCTACCGCAGCAAGGACGGCGGCGCCACGTTGGACCCGAGCAGCGGGGAGCTCGTCCTGCAGCTCGCGCAGCCGTACTCGTACCACAACGGAGGGCACCTCGCCTTCGGGCGGGACGGCTACCTGTACGTCGGCTTCGGCGACGGTGGCGGCCGCATGGACCCGAACCGCACCGCGCAGGACCCGCAGCAGTGGCTGGGGAAGATGCTGCGCCTGGACGTGGACTCGGCCCGGCCCTACGCCATTCCGTCCACGAACCCGTTCGCGAAGGGCGGCGGGCGGAAGGAAATCTACGCGCTCGGCTTCCGCAACCCGTGGCGCTGGAGCTTCGACCGACGCACCGGCGCGCTGTGGCTGGCCGACGTGGGGGAGAAGCGCTTCGAGGAGGTCAACCGCGTGGTGCTCGGCGGCAACTACGGGTGGAGCGTCCTCGAGGGCACCGCGTGCGTGCGCAGCACTCCGTGCGCCACGCAGGGCCTGACGCCTCCGGTGGCCGCGTACGGCCGTGACGAGGGCGTGTCCGTCACCGGCGGCTACGTGTACCGCGGCACCGCGGTGCCGGCGCTCGCGGGTCAGTACGTCTTCGGAGACTTCGGCACGGGCCGCATCTGGACGCTGCCCGGGGACGCCATGCCCGGCGGTGGGGCGAAGCCGAAGCGCGTCCTCTCCACGTCGCTCAACATCTCCTCCTTCGCGGAGCTGAACGACGGAGAGCTGCTGGTGGTGGACTTCGGCGGAGGCGGGCTGTACCGGCTCGTCCCCGAGAAGCCCGCGCCGGGTGGCTCGTTCCCCGCGCGCCTGTCCGAGACGGGGTGCGTGGACCCGAAGGACGCCACGAAGCCCGCGGGCGGGCTCATCCCGTACGGGGTGAATGCCCCGCTCTGGTCGGACAGCGCGGACAAGGAGCGCTTCCTCGCGGTGCCGGACGGGACGACGGTGACGGTGGGCTCGGACGGAGTGCTGGAGCCGCCGCCGGGAAGCGTGACGGTGAAGAGCTTCCTCCTGGAGGGCCGGCGCGTGGAGACGCGCCTGTTCATGCGCCATCCGGACGGGAGCTGGGCCGGCTACAGCTACGAGTGGAACGCGGAGGGCACGGACGCGGTGCTGCTGGAGGCGGGCAAGGTGAAGCAGGTGGCGGGCAGGACGTGGACCTTCCCCAGCCGAGCTGAGTGCATGCAGTGCCACAACGCCACCGCCAGCCACGTGCTGGGCCTGGAGGTGGCGCAGCTCAATGGGGACTTCGTCTATCCGGGCGACCGGCGGGCAAACCAGCTCACAACGCTGGAGCACATCGGCGTGCTGACGCTGCCGGGCGTGCCGGACATGCTGCCCCGGCTGCCCACCTATGACGGCGCGACGTCCCCGGAGGCGCGGGCCCGCGCGTACCTCCACGCCAACTGCGCCATGTGCCACCGCCCCAGCGGGCTCGGCCGGGGCACTGCGGACCTGCGCATCACCACGCCGCTGGAGCAGGCCGGCATCTGCGACATGCCTCCGGAAGTGGGCGACCTGGGCGTGCCCGGGGCGAAGCTGGTGGCACCGGGCCACCCGGAGTCCTCGCTCGTGTCGCTGCGCATGCACGCGCGGGACACCTTCCAGATGCCGCCGCTCGCCACGCGGGAGGTGGACACCGCCGGGACGGCGCTGGTGGACGCGTGGATTCGTGCACTCACCCATTGCCCTGGAAGCCGATGA
- a CDS encoding N-acyl-D-amino-acid deacylase family protein — protein sequence MDLIVENGLVFDGLGTAPRQAHVGIREGTVAAISEAPLPRAPHTRVIDATGHWVTPGFIDFHTHYDAEVELAPSLSESVRHGVTTVVVGSCSLSLAVGTPEDLADMFCRVEAIPYATVRTLLEERKQWDTLGGYLEHLDALPLGPNVASFLGHSALRAHVMGLHRSLDSGVRPAEDELRRMETLVREGLDLGYLGLSVQTLKWDKMGGSRDIRSRPLPSTYARWSEYRRLTRLLRERGRVFQGVPNISTKVNVLLFLLESMGLGRKTLKTSVISMMDPRASRGIHRTIGVLSRVANRLLGADFRWQALPEVFDLWADGIDLVVFEEFGAGAAALHLQDAASRADLLKDPEYRARFRRQWTNRFLPRAFHRDFNESRILQCPDASVVGKSFAQVAHEQGRHAVDVFLDLVATHGDALRWYTVMANDRREELERICRHPDILVGFSDAGAHLRNMAHYNFPLRLLRLVREAEKRGEPFMSTERAVHRLTGEIGEWFGLDAGVLAEGRRADLTVINPEGLDAKLDEVAEAPMENFGGFVRLVRRNDAAVKAVLISGREAVQDGGLSPALGRERGFGRVLRARAT from the coding sequence ATGGACCTCATCGTCGAGAACGGGCTGGTGTTCGATGGGCTGGGGACTGCGCCGCGCCAGGCACACGTGGGCATCCGCGAAGGCACCGTCGCCGCCATCTCCGAAGCCCCCCTTCCCCGAGCGCCGCACACGCGTGTCATCGACGCCACCGGCCACTGGGTGACGCCCGGCTTCATCGACTTCCACACGCACTACGACGCGGAGGTGGAGCTGGCCCCGTCCCTCTCCGAGTCCGTCCGTCACGGCGTCACCACCGTGGTGGTGGGAAGCTGCTCGCTCAGCCTCGCGGTGGGCACGCCGGAAGACCTGGCCGACATGTTCTGCCGCGTGGAGGCCATCCCCTACGCCACCGTCCGCACGCTGCTGGAGGAGCGCAAGCAGTGGGACACGCTGGGCGGCTACCTGGAGCACCTGGACGCGCTGCCGCTCGGGCCCAACGTCGCGTCCTTCCTCGGGCACTCCGCGCTGCGCGCGCACGTCATGGGCCTGCACCGCAGCCTGGACTCCGGCGTCCGTCCCGCCGAGGACGAGTTGCGCCGCATGGAGACCCTGGTCCGCGAGGGCCTGGACCTGGGCTACCTGGGCCTGTCCGTGCAGACGCTCAAGTGGGACAAGATGGGCGGCTCGCGGGACATCCGCAGCCGGCCCCTGCCCTCCACCTACGCGCGCTGGAGCGAGTACCGCCGCCTCACCCGCCTGCTGCGCGAGCGCGGCCGCGTCTTCCAGGGCGTGCCCAACATCAGCACCAAGGTGAACGTGCTGCTGTTCCTCCTGGAGAGCATGGGCCTGGGACGCAAGACGCTGAAGACGTCGGTCATCTCCATGATGGACCCCCGCGCCAGTCGCGGCATCCACCGCACCATCGGCGTCCTCTCGCGCGTGGCCAACCGGCTGCTGGGCGCGGACTTCCGCTGGCAGGCGCTGCCCGAGGTGTTCGATTTGTGGGCGGACGGCATCGACCTCGTCGTCTTCGAGGAGTTCGGCGCGGGAGCCGCGGCCCTGCACCTCCAGGACGCGGCGTCGCGCGCGGACCTGCTGAAGGACCCGGAGTACCGCGCCCGCTTCCGGCGCCAGTGGACCAACCGCTTCCTCCCGCGCGCCTTCCACCGCGACTTCAACGAGTCCCGCATCCTCCAGTGTCCGGACGCGAGCGTGGTGGGCAAGTCCTTCGCCCAGGTGGCGCACGAGCAGGGCCGGCACGCGGTGGACGTCTTCCTGGACCTGGTGGCCACCCATGGGGACGCGCTGCGCTGGTACACCGTCATGGCCAATGACAGGCGCGAGGAGTTGGAGCGCATCTGCCGGCACCCGGACATCCTGGTGGGCTTCTCCGACGCGGGCGCGCACCTGCGCAACATGGCCCACTACAACTTCCCGCTGCGACTCCTGCGCCTGGTGCGCGAGGCGGAAAAGCGCGGCGAGCCCTTCATGTCCACGGAGCGCGCCGTGCATCGGCTCACCGGAGAGATTGGGGAGTGGTTCGGGCTGGACGCGGGCGTGCTCGCCGAGGGGCGCCGCGCGGACCTGACCGTCATCAACCCCGAGGGCCTGGACGCGAAGCTGGACGAGGTCGCCGAGGCGCCGATGGAGAACTTCGGCGGCTTCGTGCGGCTGGTGCGCCGCAATGACGCCGCCGTGAAGGCCGTGCTCATCTCCGGCCGCGAGGCCGTCCAGGACGGCGGCCTGTCCCCGGCCCTGGGACGGGAGCGCGGCTTCGGACGCGTGCTGCGCGCCCGGGCCACCTGA